The following coding sequences are from one Archocentrus centrarchus isolate MPI-CPG fArcCen1 chromosome 4, fArcCen1, whole genome shotgun sequence window:
- the klhl30 gene encoding kelch-like protein 30, translating into MVRNVDDLDFCLSSHPQSMLEGLRSLCSHPKLVDVTLSAGGRDFPCHRGVLALCSMYFRCMFSGDFVESIAARVELHDVDPDILSCLLDFAYTGKLTINQGNVEGLISTSSQLQFQTVRAVCSRYLQHQIDATNCLGILEFGEIHGCPEVVAKAWAFLLENFEAVQQGEEFLFLGKDRLISCLSDERLQIRSECARVEAILKWVRHHRESRLCHLPELLTLSRLSLLSLDYLADTLLKDSLLQASPSCTEAVGKIYREKMDLAPEHVDRPNSQSPQPNLQEVLFVMGGHSMDDSDEDDSDEDEDRDPRLERLQPRNCAFYNTKTKRWHELPNFPNPNKWGYAMVSLNNDVYVTGGSRGSNTNTWSTTESWKYITREGKWVTVAPMLRPRTNHTSATLNGEIYVIGGTTSARVEVEHYDPYNDTWAMSCPALKYVTNFTATACQGKLYVIGSCAVKYNALTMQCYNPVIDNWISICSPFIPKYLSSPCSVCVDGIIYLVADNTKKVYAYDPEANMWQKVQLLHMLHENGGLASLAGKLFVTGGHWKGMEGDYGVEVEVYNRAADTWEVECSLPRLWFYSGVCTIFLDPNQWPELFPIESA; encoded by the exons ATGGTGCGCAATGTGGATGACCTGGACTTCTGTCTGTCCTCCCATCCTCAGAGCATGCTCGAGGGCTTGCGTTCACTCTGCTCTCACCCCAAACTTGTGGATGTGACTCTGAGTGCGGGAGGGCGGGATTTCCCCTGTCACCGTGGCGTGCTGGCGCTCTGTAGCATGTACTTTCGCTGCATGTTTTCAGGGGACTTTGTAGAGAGCATAGCAGCACGAGTGGAGCTTCATGATGTGGATCCTGATATCCTCAGCTGCTTGCTTGACTTTGCCTACACGGGCAAACTGACTATCAACCAGGGTAATGTGGAGGGGCTGATCTCTACCTCCAGCCAGCTGCAGTTCCAGACGGTGCGAGCCGTGTGCAGCCGATACCTCCAGCATCAGATCGATGCCACGAACTGCCTGGGAATCCTGGAATTTGGGGAGATACATGGCTGTCCTGAGGTGGTTGCCAAAGCGTGGGCCTTCCTTCTGGAGAATTTTGAGGCTGTACAACAAGGTGAGGAGTTTCTATTTTTGGGAAAAGATAGGCTGATCTCCTGCCTGTCTGATGAAAGGCTACAAATCCGGTCGGAGTGCGCTCGTGTGGAGGCCATCCTCAAATGGGTTAGGCACCACAGGGAGTCTCGACTCTGCCACCTCCCTGAGCTGCTCACCCTGTCCCGTCTCTCTCTGCTCAGCCTGGACTACCTGGCTGACACCCTGCTGAAGGACAGTCTGCTCCAGGCCTCTCCCAGCTGTACGGAGGCTGTGGGGAAGATTTACAGAGAG AAAATGGACTTGGCACCAGAACATGTGGACAGACCCAACTCTCAGAGTCCACAACCAAACCTGCAAGAAGTTCTCTTTGTAATGGGAGGTCACTCAATGGATGACTCCGATGAAGATGACTCTGATGAAGATGAGGACAGAGACCCGAGGCTGGAAAGACTGCAGCCCAGGAACTGTGCCTTCTACAACACAAAGACCA AACGGTGGCATGAGCTCCCTAACTTCCCCAATCCCAACAAGTGGGGTTACGCCATGGTCTCCTTGAACAATGATGTGTATGTCACAG GGGGCTCGCGAGGTTCGAATACCAACACCTGGTCGACCACAGAGTCCTGGAAGTACATCACAAGAGAGGGGAAGTGGGTTACCGTGGCACCTATGCTGCGGCCTCGGACTAACCACACATCAGCAACGCTCAACGGGGAGATTTACGTCATTGGAG GTACAACGTCAGCCCGAGTTGAGGTCGAGCACTACGACCCTTACAATGACACCTGGGCCATGAGCTGCCCTGCCTTAAAGTATGTGACTAACTTCACTGCCACAGCCTGTCAGGGCAAGCTCTACGTGATTGGGTCATGTGCAGTGAAATACAACGCACTGACCATGCAGTGCTACAACCCTGTCATAG ATAACTGGATCAGCATATGTTCACCCTTCATCCCTAAGTATTTGTCCTCGCCTTGTTCTGTCTGTGTGGATGGAATTATATATCTGGTTGCTGACAACACTAAGAAAGTCTATGCATATGAtccagaagcaaacatgtgGCAGAAG GTCCAGCTTCTGCACATGCTCCACGAGAATGGTGGCCTCGCATCACTGGCTGGGAAGCTGTTTGTCACCGGAGGCCACTGGAAGGGTATGGAGGGGGACTACGGGGTGGAAGTGGAAGTTTACAACCGAGCGGCCGACACCTGGGAGGTGGAGTGCTCCCTGCCGAGACTCTGGTTCTACAGTGGAGTCTGCACCATCTTCCTAGACCCGAACCAGTGGCCTGAGCTTTTCCCCATCGAGTCAGCGTAA